GAGGTCTTTTCAAGGACATCATTTCAGAGAATCGACTTTGCCTGTCTTTCTGGAGAATAGGCTCTCTCCTTCCTCTGAATAGGCTCTGTGGGTGGGGAGCTGGGGAAGGCGCAATAAGAGGTAAGCAGTCTACGAAGCAAAGCcccttgcattatagaaatagtTATGAACTGACTGCATTCCCTTAGTCTCCCGCCAAGCTAGCTAATCTAATAGTTTCTAGTTCCATTCCATCTTCTGAACTTTAACCAACACTTAATTAAGAACGAAGGCCACCATCCTTCTGATTCTTGATTGATTTCTTTCTCGAGTGGATTTCGGGGTGCTAAGGCCCTGGAAAGGGGAGAGTAGCTGAGTGGTCAAAAGCAACAGCCTGTAAATCTGTTGAAGGTTTTCTACGTAGGTTCAAATCTTGCCTCTCCCACTTATTGTTGTTATAGACTTAAGAGAAGATCAAGTAGGCATCGGCGTAGGCCGAGTGAAGCTCTTTCTCTTTCGTAAGAGAGACTGATGGCAATTGTATCGTATGCTAGTTAGAGAGGTTAGATATTCCCATTATCAGCTATATCTAATCCCAATGAGAATAGAAGTGCCGACGTAGGCTTTACGTCTGTCGGGCACCCGCCATAATGCCTCCTTGGTTCGGGACAAAGCCAAGCAAGACCCTTACCCCGCAGGAAGGTGCCTTACTTTTCAATTGCAAACTCCTCGAAGCTTCTTAGCCCTCGGAAGCAATGCTCTGTTTTTCATAGATTTTATACTCTATCTTAATGCTATATTCTCTAAGTAATGCAAGTATGATCGAGGATTGGAGAGGGATAGGTGGATGAAAAAGATCAGGATGGAATGAAATTCAGAGTCTTTGTGCGAGCCGTATACGGTGAAAGTCGCACGTACGGTTACAAGGGGGGTTCGCGTCTATATGTGTAGTTTGGCCTACCCACCCTATTTGTTCCATGATCTATGGGTCTATTGGAGCTACCCACTTCGATCAATTAGCCAAGATTTTCACCGGATACAAAATCACTAGTGCTCAATCTAGTGGTATTTTTCTGGGGATTCTCTTTATCGCTGTAGGATCCCTATTCAAGATCACTACAGTTCCTCTCCGGGCGGTTGTAGGACGGACGACCCCCTATAGGTAGTAGGGTAGGATGGGTGGTACCGCTCATATTGTGGCTAATCCTCCTAACTGCACGCTAGAGCACGTGAAACTCATCACTACCTCGTAAGAGTGTTGAAACCATAGTATGTTACACAAAAGCTAGCTTTCTCCGTAGTGTTGTCATACAGCTGCCCGACTAGAAGAGCCACTCGCTCCGTAGTGTTGTCACACAAGATAAGCACGCCTTAGCCAGCTGGCCAAGCGAATCGAAGTTCTCTTCCAGTCAACTGTCCACCCAGTCAAGTGAAAAAAACACAGTGGAATCACGCAACGCACGTAGCTGGTGTGCTTCTTGCCCACGAGGAAAGAATTAGGCCTTATAGCTTTGCAAAAAACATAGTGGAATcgaggttcgccaccaaagttttgcatccccattcaaatacatggttgctattgaaactttggtatctttagaTTCGAGtcttgtagctcgaaagtattgttccatgtcaaacaagaaattctcgagctcctttGCGTCCCTAGCACCTCTATAGCAATGAGGCTcaagtgccctcaaattttgtggcggcgcAACGAGGGTATTgctccctcccgcatttagtgcccttgtgagcgcTGTCATtctggaagtgagttccgccacgacttcgtgcaaatgttgcacggagtctttggtatcGTCTGTCAGTCGAtcaactagggcctcgaccttgtcgattcgggattcagcttcttgtgagctctctgccccaagaagccttcattggccttggtagagttcctccaatttcgcttcaagaacatctaggtgggtttccgccgccgtgagtctctccttatggctctttttcccggttggtgctccagattgtgcctcctccgctTGCGGAGAGtaaccaacttctcgctcatcatgtttgctACCACGATCCTCTAGAGTGGCTCcaccagcatgagagcgagtttgcacttgcaaccCACCTGCAGctgcttggggcaatggtccGGCTTTCCCCGCCTTGCTCGATTtgccatgatgctttgccatggcgagattgcgaagtttctttgctgcttgcttgaattgcttgcccgctttgatatcacaatgtcacggacttagctggaattgcctaagtcgtgaggcacccttgcggcaaagtcacgaacttagttgaagttgcctaagtcgtgaagcacccttgcgccaactcctcggacttagctgggattgcctaagtcatgaggcgcccttgcgacatatgcgtccgcaatGGGTCAGCCTAGTTACAACCTTATACAAGTccgaaaggacctgtaaaaccgaaagttgattagattgaaaaccaacgatggacaagtcccgacgtcttgcgaagagggaagctttacaaacaattcagcgagcaccttgagtgcaagagagaaaagagaggaaggagaaaacaaggattttagaaggtagaacgaatagttgcaagtccacaaacaactactcatcgggtgtcgggcgcgaaggcaagttcccgttaaGTTAACGTGGCAACtcatgaagattgttcaacgctcgacaatataccgaagccccatccagccctatgccactcgaggggttctagggtgctgagatgactgACGTTTTGTGTGTAGTTGTGGTTTGCAGAAAACAAGccatggcacgcgaaaacgggccATTTTGGTGCAGTTTGGCCCGGCGCAGCAAGCGATCGCACTGTAGCGCTGTGAACTGTCGTTGTTTACATtttccaagcaaaaacacacaaaaccaaggcaaaacatgttgccatgtctctgtacaagcatgcaaaagcgacgaacggttcgttgaacgaagttgttgcgggtgtgcgACAACCATTCATGACAATAGGGTACAAGGTTTCGTCGGATCTTTATGAACTGAGGATGTGAAGTAGATGGACTTTGCTTTGATTAGCCGCTTGAACAGTCTGGCATTTCAGTGCTGCCCTCTAGCATTTGCAATCTATTTTGGAACTCACTACCCTATAGTCATTATCATCTATGCAGGATTTGTACTTGACAGAAGCATGACATGCCTCATTTCCATCCCGGTGCTTCCTACCATATGCCACTTCAACATCTTCCTTGGTGCATTGGAGAAAAATGATCACCTGCTAATCTTCAGTCTCCCTTTCTGCATTGTCAGGAAAGATGACACCAGATGAAGCAGATACAGTTGTGATTGGTGTCAGTTGCCCAGAAAATCTACCCACCATTGGCAGATCACAATCCTTATCGACACATTTGCCTTCCGTCTACCTCAGTGATCTCAAGCATTACGTCACATCCTTGTCTGCCTTCATAACAAAGTGAATGTGACCATTCACTTCTTTTACAACTGCAGAATCATCTCATCTTGGATGTGCTTTTTTACTATGGCCAAGCTGTCATTCAATTTACCACATAAATGCAGCATCTATTCATCTTCCAGACATTTCTTTTGAAGGGTAAAGTGAAGGCTTGGTTGCATGGCGACAGAAGAAGCTCCTCATTGATTCATCTGCAGCTGCAATCTCTCTCATCTTGTTGAacacatggtatgcaatttcgaatggtaccacccggtatgggcggtacataccggtccgacgacataccggtacgcggaccgcccgctaccggacgaACCATGCTACTAATCTACCAGCCATTACCACTGCATGTAAAAGTGAAGGCTTGGTTCCATGGCGACTGAACAAGCCCCTCATTGATTCTTGTGCAGCTGCAATCTCTCTCAACCACTTGAATATATTGAAACGCATATCAGTATAACAACTGAAGAAGATGATAGGAAATGTGTGTGGGGTTTCATTCTTTTGCTCCCCTGCTTATAAGCCAACAAGATCCGCATCTTTAGGTTGGTCAGATGGGAAACGACAAGAATAGCAGTATTTATTTTCTTTACTCTCCCACTCTTTCGTGAGTTGCTAGGTGCTGCTATCCTATGTGATGTCAAGGTGGTTCTTGGCTTGCAATGTAATTCTTTTACTGACATCTTCCAAACAGGTCAGCAATCATTTCTGTTTCTGTAATTCTTAAAGAAATGGATGCCAGGCACTTTGTTCATCACCCAACATGTCATGTCCCATCAATTAGCAGAAAAGATGCAAGACCAGAGACTAACAACTATTACATGGTTCAACGCAGTCAGAAAGACACAAAGAATCTGATCAAGACATATGTTACGGCTTTAGAATATATTAACTCCTCAACTAAAGTATTTGTTTATGATGCACAGGTGCAGTATAGCTGCTTGTCTGCCCAACAATCTACCACTCTCTATGGTGGTTTGCTGGATCTGCACATATATGTTTTAGGTGAACTAGGAGTGTGCACATGTTGATAATGGCCCTTGAGTACATATGGTCAGCAATGCACATCTTGGAGTGATCTCAATGGCAAGATGTTCTGCAGAACAGAAAGATTCCAAAGTATTATATAGTTGGGGTTCCATCAAGAAACACAAAGAAGTTGTGTATATGGTCAAGCTGTGGCCAACCTGGTATGTCTCTGTCTTAGCTCTACTAACCTAAGATTCACCATGATGCACAGGTCCTGCATGTGGTTGTCACTCTAATATCATATTTGTCACATTTTAAATCTAAATACCATTTGATCAAACCTCCACAaatatatttcttagaatttaatATTTGGGAGAGCATAATGTGTCATGTCCTCTTTTTATTAAGCTTATTTATGTCCTTGAGAGAGCTTATTCGTGAGCTTACATCGTGGCTGCTCACAAGTCTAAAAGAATTGAGGTTAGCCATATTCCAACATGGCTCTTTCAAAATTGAATTATGTAAGAAAGATCATGTTTAACACCCAAAAAAAGTATGAGCTCTCGTCAGCCATAAAGAACCAAAATATTGAGCTCAGGTTGTAGAAGTATTTTTTGCAAGTTATTAGAAGCATTTTTTTGAAATTCTTACATTTATGCTTATTAAATATGGTTTGAAACAGACACATATTTTTAGAAGCAACATTGAAAAGAATAGGGAAAAGAAATTATTGTCAATCACTATTATGGGAAACGGGAAACAGTATAGAGTGCATTGTATGTCTTTTCCAAAATTGAAACAATATACAGTCATTAGCAGTTCCTCTAAAATGCAGATGCTAATGAGGGCATGTGAGCAAAAATGCTGTTGAGATCATTACAGGCTTAGGATGTTAAGAAGAGAGACTCTATTTTTTATTAGTCTTCTAAATAAGCATTCTAATCCTGTTTCAATATCTTCGATGCTGTTTTGTATTGTCCGCAACTGATTTTGTCCCCTCTGTATCTTCCCTTCATTGTCTTCAATTTCCTCTTGCTCGCCCTCACAGGCCACTTTCCTCTTTTGCAATGCCTTTGAGATAAGAGACCATCTGCTAGCTTTGCCTTGCGGCGTCGGCATGGACAAGAATTTGAAGATGGACTGGAGAAGGGAAATGGTGATTGCTCTTGCTTCCCTCAGAATCTCGGTCACCATCCATGAGTCCTTGCCATTGGTACAACATGAGACATACTTGTCATCCATCTGATTCAGTAATTTGAAGATACTCTTGATACCCTTCTCTGCCTTCTTGTCAAAACGAATGTGAGTATACATCTTGCTCTCTGCAACTGTTACTCCTTGTCTTCTGAGGGCTATTTCAAGCGTTCTGATCTGGTCCTTTGTTGTCATCATGCAGTCTCTCATGATGCCAAGCAAGTCCAGCAGCCTGACAGATCCGTCCAACTCCACTTCCacactttctttttcttgtatgttGGAATATTTGCTCATAGGCAAGTGGAGAAGCTCCTCGATGCACTCGTACAAACCTCCGAGCGCTCTCAATCCCTCGCATATAGTTTGGGCTGATAAACAGGATTGAGCCACCAAAGACTTGAGCTTCTGCATCTCTTCCTCTACTCTGAGCTTGTGAGGGTGATCTCTAGATGGCATGCTGATGGATCTGACATGGTAAGGCTGATTAGGTGTTGCAGGACAACCAGCCATATCCACCAGTATGTTGTTGGAAGGCCTTTGGAATGGATTGCCAAATGAAGAGTAGAGCAAAAACGATGGGAAGATGTGAACAAGCCTGGAACTTCCCCTAATTATAGTCCCTATTTCATAAAGCAGATGGGAGGAAAGTCGAATCTAACCAGCCGAGCTCAATATGATATGCCAATCTTGCAATTTAGATCTTGTAGCCTCATCTCTGATCAGGTCATACTCACATCTCAATTTTTAAATGCCACTGTGTTCCACATGCTTGTGtcaagcttgtgatggtacaCATTTTTATACATTGGTGTCATCTGGATCTTGAACACTTTCTTTAAGCAGGTTGATTTCAATATTTGTTAATGTCCTAGTTCTGAATTTGatgattgcacaaatccaagatgCACGAGTGTTATGTGTCTGCTTGATAGGTGACACCATGATGCGAAGGTCAATGATCGAGCGATATCTAATCTTTAATACAGGTCACAGACAAATTGGCAAACAATGCAATAACCAACAACCAGAGGAAAGATGATTAATATGTATACTAGTGGTGAGACAATAGCTAATTACTGACAGAACCCACGTGAGTGTTTTCTGAGTTGGTGTGTGTGATCATATTAGTTTCTGTAGTTACCAATACCGTCAGATCTCAGTCAAAATTCTCAGGCATGATATAAGAAATGGCACAACTACAAATAAACAAGAAATACAGTTATAAGGTTATTATGACAGGTATGTCATATGTTTGTTATTATGACAAATTGTAGGCATTACAAGGTGCACAATGATTAGTTATAATGGAAAATAGAGAAATAACGGTTTGCATTTGGCCAAAATATGTTCACGAAATAATAAATCTTTTCAAGGACAAATATTGATACTTTAGTTTGTTCAGAACCTTTTTGTAGTTGGTTATCTAAATGAAGTCAATGGCCTTTCGTAGTTTATTCAGAAATTTTTCCTTATGTATTTAAACACAGGTCTTCTTTTTGGTCTGTTCGCACCAAAGACTCCTCTCACACTCCATATTGCATTATctttattgatttatttatttctttttgcaaGCAATGATGCCTGTCTATAGTGATATAGTGATATCTCTCCTAACGGATATCAATTTGGTAGCTGCACAACTAATTCGACTCCTCCGTCATCTAATTCACTTGGTAAATCACTGATCATTCAAGCTCTATCTACATTCCACTGCACAACTTttcaatttgaaaaatatttcagaAGATATCTATGATTGACGGACCAATTCTTGCTTGTGTCATCCATTTTGAGTTGTTGAACAAGAAATCTTAGTTAACTGTGAAGTTAATAAAAAGATTTGAAGTATTGGAATTATTGTATCAGATATTTATATGAATATGGATTGCTATACAAAATGTTGGAGTATGGCTGATATGGTAATCTACTAAAATTGTCATGCTGATCATAGGGTGCATCGTCATGCCTTTCTGAAACCAGGTTCTTAAGCAGATGAACAATGCTCTGAATGATCTACGTGAACACTCGCAAACTTCAGTGCTATGCTCTAGCATTTGCATTCTATTATGGAACTCACTACCCTGTAATAATAATCATGATACTCTTTGCAGGATACATACTTGAAAGAAGCATGATATGTCCCTTTTCCATCCCTCTACTTCCTGTCGCGTGCCACATAACCTCTTTTTCCGTGCATTGAAGAGAAACGACCACCTGCAAGTCTTCATTCTCCCTGTCTGCATTGTCAAGAAAGATGACACCAGATGAAGCAGAGGTAGTTGTGATTGGATTGAGATCCCCAGAGATTCTACCCACAATAGGTATGTCACAATCCTTATCAAAACATTTGCCCTTAATCTGCTTCAGTGATCTCGAGAATACAATAACATTGTTGTCTGCCTTCTTAGCAAAGCGAATGTGAGCATTCACTTCTTCGAGTGCAGCATCATCTCATCTTGGATGTGTTTTTTTACTGTGGCCAGGCTGTCTTTCGAATTACCACATAAATCCGGCATCGACTAATCTTCCAGCCATTTCCACTGCATGTAAAAGTGAAGGCTTGGTTGCATGGCGACTGAACAAGCCCCTCATTGATTCGTGTGCAGCTGCAATCTCTCTCAACCACTTGAATATATTGAAAGGCATATCAGCATAACAACTGAAGAAGCGGAAAGGAAATGAGCGTGGGGTTTCATTCTTTTGCTCCTCTGCTTTTAAGACATCAACATCCACATCTTTAGGTTGGTCCGATGGGAAACGACAAGAATAGCGATATTTCTTTTCTTTACTCTCCCACTCTTTCGAGAGTTGCTAGGTGCTGCTATCTCATGTGATGTCAAGGTGGTTCTTGGCTTGCAATGTATTTCTTTTACTGGCATCTTCCAAATAGGTCAGCGGTCATTTCTGTTTCTGTAATTCTTGAAGAAATGGTTGCCTGGCAATTTGTTCATCGCCCAACATGTCATGTCCCATCAATTACCAGCAAGATGCAAGACCTGAGACTAACAACTTTTTTATGGTTCAATGCAGTCAGAAACACACAAAGAATCTGATCAAGACATATGTTACGGCATTAGAATATAATAACTCCTCAACTAAACTATTTGTTTATGATGCACAGGTGCAGTATGGCAGCTTGTCTGCCCAACAAACTACCACTCTCTATGGTGGTTTGCTGGATTTGCACATATATGTTTCAGGTGAAGTAGGAATGTGCACATGTTGATAATGGCCCTTGAGTACATATGGTCAGCAACACACATCTTGGAGTGATCTCAATGGCAAGATGTTCTGCAGAACCGAAAGATTCCAAAGTATTATATAGTTGGGGTTCCTTCAAGAAACACAAAGAAATTGTGTATATGGTCAAGCTGTGGCCAACCTGGTATGTCTCTGTCTTAGCTCTACTAACCTAAGATTCACCATGATGCGCAGGTCCTGCATGTGGTTGTCATTCTAATATCCGATTTGTCACATTTTAAATCAAAATACCATTTGATCAAACCGCCACAAATATGTTTCTTAGAATTTACTATTTGGGAGAACATAATGTGTCTTGTCCTCTTTTTATTAAGCTTATTTATGTCCTTGCGAGAGCTTATTCATGAGCTTACATCGCGGCTGCTCGCAAGTCTAAGTGAATTGAGGTTAGCCATATTCCAACATGGCTCTTTAAAAATTGAATTATGTAACAAAGATCACGTTTAACCCCCAAAAAAAGTATGAGCTCTGGTGAGCcataatgaatcaaaatattgaGCTAAGGTTGTAGAAGTATTTTTTGCAAGTTATTAGAAGCATTTTTCTGAAATTCTTACATTTATGCTTATTAAAAATGGTTTGAAACATATACATATTTTTAgaagcaacaatgaaaagaataggGAAAGGAAATTATTGTCAATCACTATTACGGGAAATGGGAAACAGTATAGAATGCATTGTGTGTCTTTTCCAAAATTGATACAATATACAGTCATTAGCAGTTCCTCTAAAATGCATATGCTAATGAGGGCATGCGAGCAAAAATGCTGTTGAGATCATTACAGGCTTAGGATGTTAAGAAGAGAGACTCTATTTTTGATTAGTCTTCTAAATAAGCATTCTAATCCTGTTTCAATATCTTCGATGCAGTTTTGTAATGTCGGCAACTGATTTTGTGCCCTCTGTATCTTCCCATCATTATCTTCAATTTCCTCTTGCTCGCCCTCACAGGCCACTTTCCTCTTTTGCAATGCCTTTGAGATAAGAGACCATCTGCTAGCTTTGCCTTGCGGCGTCGGCATGGACAAGAATTTGAAGATGGACTGGAGAAGGGAAATGGTGATTGCTCTTGCTTCTCTCAGAATCTCGGTCACCATCCATGAGTCCTTGCCGTTGCTACAACATGAGACATACTTGTCATCCATCTGCTTCAGTAATTTGAAGATACTCTTGAtacccttctcttccttcttgtCAAAACGAATGTGAGTATACATCTTGCTCTCTGCAACTGTTACTCCTTGTCTTCTGAGGGCTATTTCAAGCGTTCTGATCTGGTCCTTTGTTGTCATCATGCAGTCTCTCATGATGCCAAGCAAGTCCAGCAGCCTGACAGATCCGTCCAACTCCACTTCCacactttctttttcttgtatgttGGAATATTTGCTCATAGGCAAGTGGAGAAGCTCCTCGATGCACTCGTACAAACCTCCGAGCGCTCTCAATCCCTCGCATATAGTTTGGGCTGATAAACAGGATTGAGCCACCAAAGACATGAGCTTCTGCATCTCTTCCTCTACTCTGAGCTTGAGAGGGTGATCTCTAGATGGCATGCTGATGGATCTGACATGGTAAGGCTGATTAGGTGTTGCAGGACAACCAGCCATAGCCACCAGTATGTTGTTGGAAGGCCTTTGGAATGG
This DNA window, taken from Musa acuminata AAA Group cultivar baxijiao chromosome BXJ3-7, Cavendish_Baxijiao_AAA, whole genome shotgun sequence, encodes the following:
- the LOC135642905 gene encoding uncharacterized protein LOC135642905, with the protein product MQKLKSLVAQSCLSAQTICEGLRALGGLYECIEELLHLPMSKYSNIQEKESVEVELDGSVRLLDLLGIMRDCMMTTKDQIRTLEIALRRQGVTVAESKMYTHIRFDKKAEKGIKSIFKLLNQMDDKYVSCCTNGKDSWMVTEILREARAITISLLQSIFKFLSMPTPQGKASRWSLISKALQKRKVACEGEQEEIEDNEGKIQRGQNQLRTIQNSIEDIETGLECLFRRLIKNRVSLLNILSL